Proteins encoded in a region of the Anopheles ziemanni chromosome 2, idAnoZiCoDA_A2_x.2, whole genome shotgun sequence genome:
- the LOC131283080 gene encoding cap-specific mRNA (nucleoside-2'-O-)-methyltransferase 1 codes for MASTSNLSADSSEEQESLSNDSHAYGKRKNTSDSDSDNMDEKKIRTVPAAVGTSLSFGQFSEKSVRMMQQMGYKAGTGLGKSGQGRVDLIETSSQKGRSGLGMKLNELNSAADQWDALTEELEIPEKVQWLHNSNPQVNEPGITREQLDAWIKVGPRKMIIEDEDKYCSREILLQILDSKSVFNNLGADDMRKARSKSNPFELIKSNIFINRAAVKMANMDALFDFMFTKPVDMKGSPLVRDNDLFYFADVCAGPGGFSEYVLWRNKWRAKGFGFTLKGANDFRLDDFSAGAPETFDTYYGPKDNGNIFDPANIEGFTDYVMTQTETGVHVMMADGGFSVEGQENLQEILSKQLYLCQVIVALAIVRTDGHFVMKFFDIFTPFSVGLLYLVYKCFKQISICKPNSSRPANSERYLVCKWKKPNTDLIQRHLEDVNRQMFNNKNEKIDTLELVSEEVLLSDNAFFEYLQQSNNEIGRNQINALLKIAAFCKNSELTETRQLEVKQNCLALWKLPDAIRKFSNKGDPDQYIVKFYNEWNGMVKEVCQTEKKVNSELRSSFPSAYDWYFVPIGNAENKGKNIRTILLGKGGKEVYQFDAKQCSWIPLKDIAIELSPETIIYAEIVRELQGEGKSQIVINTLHIIDGLVLGGEDIRKLPLSQRIAKCQQFAKALNKPIKSVSNETSNCTVAVQVRAKKLYQAFELESFFNSLELYKLKTGPPRLGYQVRNLVNTDRFYIPYGLLFLKEVKPDYMKTMSKKRRMFYYFHIKTKESKYPEQFENQELETLATFEETFYSRQLWKWETVHQVEANFVGTKDSDSVYRVDFSSYFQAFYSD; via the exons ATGGCAAGCACATCAAACCTCTCAGCCGACTCTTCAGAAGAGCAAGAATCCTTGTCGAACGATTCTCATGCTTATGGCAAGCGCAAAAACACTAGCGATTCGGATTCTGATAACATGGATGAGAAAAAAATTCGAACTGTTCCTGCGGCAGTAGGGACATCCTTATCTTTCGGACAATTTTCCGAAAAATCGGTACGCATGATGCAGCAGATGGGATACAAGGCCGGTACTGGTCTAGGAAAATCAGGTCAAGGCCGAGTTGATCTGATCGAAACCTCCTCCCAAAAAGGCAGAAGCGGTTTAG GTATGAAGCTTAATGAGTTGAATTCTGCTGCAGATCAGTGGGATGCTCTAACTGAGGAGTTAGAAATTCCCGAAAAAGTACAGTGGCTCCATAACAGCAATCCTCAAGTGAATGAACCTGGTATCACCAGGGAACAGCTGGATGCTTGGATAAAGGTGGGACCTCGGAAGATGATCATCGAAGATGAAGATAAGTACTGTTCCAGAGAAATATTGCTACAGATATTGGATAGCAAATCAGTGTTTAATAATCTCGGAGCTGACGATATGCGAAAGGCACGTTCTAAATCGAATCCTTTCGAGCTTATAAAAAGCAATATTTTCATTAATCGTGCGGCGGTGAAAATGGCCAACATGGATGCATTGTTTGATTTCATGTTCACCAAGCCAGTTGACATGAAAGGTAGCCCGCTAGTTAGAGATAACGATTTGTTCTATTTTGCCGACGTGTGCGCCGGGCCGGGAGGCTTTTCTGAGTATGTGTTATGGAGGAACAAGTGGCGTGCCAAAGGCTTCGGGTTTACGTTGAAAGGCGCGAATGACTTCCGTTTGGATGATTTTTCAGCTGGTGCACCAGAAACATTTGATACCTACTACGGCCCGAAAGACAATGGCAACATATTTGATCCGGCGAATATAGAGGGCTTCACTGACTATGTGATGACACAGACTGAAACAGGAGTCCATGTCATGATGGCAGACGGTGGCTTTTCCGTCGAAGGTCAAGAAAATCTGCAAGAAATACTTTCTAAGCAGCTCTACTTATGCCAGGTCATTGTAGCGCTAGCGATTGTGCGCACCGATGGGCATTTCGTTATGAAATTCTTCGACATTTTTACCCCCTTCAGTGTTGGACTGCTTTACTTGGTGTACAAATGTTTCAAGCAAATTTCCATCTGCAAACCAAACAGCAGTCGTCCGGCCAATTCCGAACGCTATCTGGTCTGTAAATGGAAGAAACCTAATACAGATCTGATACAGAGACACTTGGAGGATGTGAATAGGCAGATGTTTAATAATAAGAACGAAAAGATAGACACGCTGGAACTGGTGTCGGAAGAGGTATTGCTAAGTGACAATGCATTTTTCGAGTATTTGCAACAAAGTAATAATGAAATCGGACGCAATCAGATCAACGCACTTCTGAAAATAGCAGCGTTCTGTAAAAACAGCGAACTTACGGAGACACGCCAGTTGGAggtgaaacaaaattgtttggcGCTCTGGAAACTGCCGGATGCAATAAGAAAGTTCTCCAACAAAGGTGACCCCGATCAGTATATTGTTAAATTCTACaacgaatggaatggaatggtgAAAGAAGTATGTCaaactgagaaaaaagttaattCGGAGTTACGAAGCTCCTTTCCGTCAGCCTATGATTGGTACTTCGTTCCTATCGGCAATGCTgaaaacaagggaaaaaaCATTCGCACAATCTTATTGGgcaaaggaggaaaagaagTGTATCAGTTTGATGCAAAGCAGTGTTCCTGGATACCACTTAAAGACATAGCAATCGAACTTTCCCCCGAAACAATTATTTACGCCGAAATAGTACGTGAATTGCAGGGCGAAGGTAAATCTCAGATCGTGATCAACACCCTACACATCATCGATGGATTAGTGTTGGGTGGGGAAGATATACGGAAGCTGCCACTGTCACAGAGAATTGCCAAGTGCCAGCAATTTGCCAAAGCGCTGAACAAACCGATCAAGAGTGTCTCAAACGAGACCTCCAATTGCACTGTGGCTGTACAAGTACGAGCAAAAAAACTATATCAAGCTTTTGAGTtagaatcatttttcaactCGCTTGAGCTATACAAATTGAAAACCGGTCCACCTCGTTTGGGTTATCAGGTGCGTAACCTAGTTAATACCGATCGATTCTACATACCCTACGGTTTATTGTTTCTTAAAGAAGTAAAACCGGACTACATGAAAACGATGTCAAAAAAGAGAAGGATGTTTTACTACTTCCACATAAAGACAAAAGAATCGAAATATCCGGAGCAGTTTGAAAACCAGGAGTTAGAAACTTTGGCGACTTTCGAGGAAACGTTCTACTCTCGTCAACTGTGGAAGTGGGAAACGGTGCATCAAGTTGAGGCTAATTTCGTTGGGACAAAAGACTCGGACAGTGTGTATCGCGTCGATTTTAGTTCTTATTTCCAAGCATTTTATTCAGATTAG